Genomic DNA from Gossypium hirsutum isolate 1008001.06 chromosome A01, Gossypium_hirsutum_v2.1, whole genome shotgun sequence:
TCCCATGGAATAGCTTCATCACTGCCGTCGATTACTTTTCCTACCTCTACCCGGAAGCTTCCGTCCACCGTGTTTTCGCCGTCGTTTACATGGTCGTCGGCCTCGCTTGCCTCTTGAAGGATCACTGCATCTTCCCTAACCTATGTGAAGGATCCTCGTAAGTGTGATACTATAATTTCCTTCTTGAAAGAAAGCGGTTTCTCTAAATCCCATATTGAAGCAGTGGTCAAAAGAAAGCCTAACCTTCTATATTCTAGTCTTGAGAAAACCATTAAACCCAAGTTCAAGATTTTCCAGGATTTAGGATTTTCAACACATGATGTTGCTGATATTGTAGCTAGTGATCCCTGGATTTTGACTAGAAGCGTGGATGATAGGATTGCACCTTCTATTTCCGATTTAAAGACTATTTTAGGATCAAATGATGATGTTGTTAAGTTATTGAAAACTTCTGCTTGGTTTCTCAAATCTGATTTGCAAAAGACTATGATGCCTAATATAGAGTTCTTGAGAAATTGCGGGATTTGTTCATCGCAAATTGTTTCATATGTGTTCAGCTTTCCTAGATTTTTCTTGCTTAAACCTGAGAGCATTAAGCAGTTTGTTGAAAGGGCGGATGCCTTGGGGTTCGATAGGAAGTCAAATATGTTTCTTGCTGCTATTAGGATGTTGAGTTCAATGAGTGAAGAGAATTGGGAACTCAAATTGAAGCTTTTTAGGAAATTGGGTTTCTCTGAAGATGATATCATGTCTACTTTTAGGAGGACACCACAGGTGTTTGCTGTATCTGAAAGGAAGATTAAGCAAGTCACTGACTTTTTGCTTAATAGAACGAATGTAGGTATTTCATTTATAATAAGCCACCCAATGGTGCTTATTTGCAGCCTTGAGCGTAGGCTGAAGCCTCGGTTACTGGTTATTGAGACTCTGGAAAGTAAGAATTCGCTAAGAAGGAAAGTTAGCATGACTACAATTTATAAGATGCCTGACAAGAAGTTCAGAGAGAAATACGTTGTTCCTTACTTAAAAGAGCTCGAGGAAGTATCCATGTCTATTGTGGGCacttaattgttaaattttgtaTAGTTGAGGGCACATATCAAATCTTTGATGTACTTTGGGTTCATAATCCCgtatttcttcatgaaattggTTCTTTAAGCAGTTTGTAAGATTTTACTTCGCAATAATCGAGTCTTATGTTGGATAACTCCAATACTGTCTCAATACAACAGACAACATTGTAGTTGATTGTTTTAGACTGTTAGTCATTGTTTCCAGTCTCTGCACTATGCACAATGCACATCCACTTGTGATGGTTCCTGTATTTGCTGCTTtctaatgttatttatatatactcACACCGATGGTTTTAGGGTGTGTTCTCGTACTGGTTATTGTTAgaaacttttcattttcttgcCATTGAATATCTACTCTGATATGCCATAGTTTTGCATGTAAATGGTCATTTGCTGCTGCAGGCAGGTTGCTAACCTTAAATGCATTTTGGATTGACCTATTGCAGGTCACTGTAAATCATGTTTTTGATCAATTGCATGAGAACCAGTGTTTTGCGAAgctgaattatttttaataaggaAATTGCATGGATATTTCTTTTAAACAAATAGGAATGCAGAAACATGTTAAAGTTTGTTTTGAAGGGAAAAGCAtagtaaaaatgaattttaagagTTATGTCAAAAGAAAATGAGATCTTGAAGTGGCACTTATTGAGAGACTTGGTCTTTAACTTGTGGCAAATCATGGGATTTTGTTTTAGTTTGAGATGGCAAATCTAGGTCTAACTAATGGCTACTTGACAAGTGTGTTAATGATCATGGCTCCCAAATCTGTCCAGATACAACACGCAGAGACTTCTGGCATCGTTATGGTGTTATTTCTAGTAGTTGGTCTGGCATCAGGATCAGTCATAGCTTGGTTCTGGGTCATCGGATCATCAGCCAAGATCTCTCCAACAGGTGGCCGCTATGAATTTGTGCTAATGATGTGTTTACCTTTGTAAAGTTTATCTAAAAGCCGTTGTTTGTAGCAGTGTTTTTCTTCAAATTGTATGATGAATACTGTGCCTGAAGTGTGCATATCTGCTTTCAATGTATGCCTGCatcttaaaaacatgaaaaagaaaaaatggaaacATTTGGCTATTATCTACTTTTAGTCTAGTTTGCTTCCATTGAATTTCTATGATGTTGCAACAAATATAGTTATAGAGTTTAAATAGGAAAATTGGAGTGATTTACGGTATTGAATTTCTATGATGTTGCAGCAAATatagttataatatatttaataataattatgttaatttatattttacagtatcatatattatggtttgagtaaattcatataagaatattaattattaagaattttattaaattatatattttaattaaaatatatttaataataattatgtttaaatatgattaaattatttattattgatattaatcttattaaaatttaaataaaataatttaccaaaacaaatttctgctaattattaaccattttattaaattatatattttaattaaaatatattaaataataattatgtttaaatatgattaaattatttatttttgataataaataatcttattaaaatttaaataacaataacaataatcatttaccaaaacaaatttatgctaagggtattctggtcattttagttttctccattatgctattacacctctattacattcaaccaaacacagttttactattacgcctctattccattacattcaaccaaacagttgatttgctattacacctctattccattacacctctaatccaatccaatacacctctaatccaatacagcgaaccaaacgtgcccttgaTTGTTGGTTAATTCATTGTCGTGAATGACAATAAAGTGTTATTTATATGCATTTCTAAAAGTCTAGTttcatgtgaatatatatatatgtttatatttttttatttaataaaatatttttatttagtaattattattaaaaataattaatatataatatttaaaaaaactttaagatCATAATTAAGTAATTCTACAACAATGTTTAAAAGATGGACATAGATGTAATTGTAATTTTTGTGTATGTTTCTATTGTGATTTtgtcaattaataataaaattaatctcagcttaaataaaaattatttaaaacaatatttttttattaattaaattgaatagtttaaattataatgaaattGTAGTTGAAGGTAAATTACTTTTGACACTTATAGTGAGTTTGAGTACAggtaaaataacaattttatcatgaaaatttatgtaaatatcttaaaaattaaattctaaaatattagattttaatttaatttaatttgggtgcgtacattgataaaagaaaaaattaattatgattttaatgtattaaaattatCGACTTagctattaatttttaaatttaataaaaattaaattaaatttttaattttaatataattttttttaaaaattttatatttaaatctttttctaatttaaaactgaataacaatattattaattaaattcaaaatgtattaaatatatCTAAATTAAACTTTCTTTAAGTGAAACAactattgaaattattaaatcgtttaattgtattataaaaaagatgaattaaattaaagatatttttaaaaacttCAGCTTTCTAActaaaataaagtaatatttaGACAAATAAAAAAGTCAAACttcctaaaaatttaaaataaaatttaacttataaataaataaaatttaatatttttcctccaaaattttactcccccattTATTTTCCCTTAGACTTTTATTCccaaaaactttttattttccccctaaacttttacttttcaccctttactctcaaataaaaaattaaaattatccaaaaaaaatcactaaacataaataataataattttatttatatatactatttatattattaaattaaatttcacattttatattatttattttattgaattgtttagtcatattgaatatttatattaaaattgaattattaattatgccataaaatattcgtgttaaaattttatattggtatcaatttcacattttatctttaaaataaattttattaaattattaattatgctataaaatattcgtgttaaaattttatattggtataaatttcacattttatctttaaaataacttttattaaaaaatcacatttttacatttaatatattttttaattccaaaatacatagtgacaataatctaaagataattgaaacaactaagcaagcaaagaagctaactcgTATATAaaggattaataaataaattatgaggtgatgaaatttaataaaaaatttgattaaggtgaacaaattttattatgatagGTGATAGTGATTAAGgataatgataaaatatgattcgtcaactcgattaactcgaaattttttcattcgattcgatcgaactcTCACCCCTAAGCGCAAGAGCCAGTAGTTAGAGGACAGACTTCACGGGGAATAGAGTTACCAAGTCAAGTCTTAGACTTGGATAATTTGGATGTGAGGGATGAAGAAAGAAGTAAAAAGCAACAAAGTATACCGAGACTTTACAGCTATTCTATGACAACGAGGAAAGAACTGTAAAGATTTCATCAGCGTTGGTAATAGAAGACAAGAGCATACTGATTCAGTGTCTGAAGGAAAACTTAGACGTTTTTTCTTTGTTAACGGTAGACATGCTAGGGGTAGACCCTCAAGTGATCGTCCACAAGCTAAATGTGCTCCCAGAGTAAAAACCGATTAAGCAGAAGAAGAGGAAGTTTGTTCTGCAGGTGGCAGAGACAGTAAGATAAGAGGTAGCTGAATTGTTATCAGTGAGTTTTATCAAGGAGGTTGAGTATCCAGAATGAGTCTCAAATGTGGTTATAGTGAAAAAAGCAAATGACAAAtggagaatgtgtattgatttcACTAACCTTAACAAGGCATGCCCTAAGGACAGTTTCCCTCTACCTTTGATTGACCATTTGGTTGATGCCTCTGCAGGTCACAGATTCATGAGCTTCATGGATGCCTTCTCGGGCTATAACCACATATTGTTGGATCAGGATGACTAGGAAAAGATACCATTTATCATTGAAGAAGGACTTTTCTTGTAACACCATATACCTAGCCTGGTCGCCAAGCCCAAATACGGGATGCCACACCACTGTCCCGTCTCATGTACATCGAATAGGAAGCTAGATTCAAGCAAACCGGTCATCTTTTGTTAACTCGTATAAGTTTTAAAACGTCCCAATAGTTATTTAACATCGTTACATGCAAATCATTCACTAATTGATCATACACTCAGCCAGAATTATGTATGAGAGCTAATTAGCAAAATTCCATAAAAATgtccgtaggtatcgatacttgatTAGTATTGATACCACTTGGAAAAACGATACCAAATAAGCTTATTATTTCTCGATTAAAAACCCAACTATcggaaaatatcgataccacagAACAAAGTAGCGATATTTATTCCCTGAGTATTGATATTGGAGCAAAGGTATCAACATcaaatctctattttgtttcatgtACGTTTTAATTCACAGAAGTATCATATTTCAGAGTTATTTCCACTTATTCTACTTTGGTGAAGTAGAACCTTATGAAACATATTTCGCGAAACATCTCTCATAATGCAATTTATTCTTAACAAAGAATTGTTTCTGGATGAGAGTTATTCCCGAATAAGGTTATTTTAATTTGTTCCAAACATGAGTTATTCTCAACATAAAAATTACTTTGGATAAGAGTTGTTCCATAGTGATACTTTTCTTTGAAGAACTAATTCTAATAATGGCCTTGGTTCTAAATAGAAATTATTTCAAATAACTACTGTTTTGAGCATAATTATTCTTGAACCGCAATTATATAAATGATAGTTATTCCAAATTTAGGTTGTTCTCAAATTACAAGCACATTAAATAGTAATTATTCTAAATTAGAGTCATgttttaaatgtaattattttgAAGATTACTATCATTAAACAATTATTTTTCTGAATAAACAGCAGTGCTTTATTATTAACATTTGAAGCACAAATCTCAtgaaacatttttttttttgatatgttAAAAGATAGAATTATTAATAACTACCTACAACAATAAACAAGATAAATTTACTTTACaataatgtcatttttttttttagaataatatcATTTAAACTCTTCCAATAAAGTTAACTGCACAAGAATTATTGATCATTGATTATTCCTACATGTTACAAAGCCAAGGTGCAATAATCGAATaacaaacataaaattataaagcTTCCAACTATCAATGGAGCAAAAATTATAAATAGTAATTAATAAGGAAATGGTTAAATTGCGATGTTAGTCTTTgtactttctaaaaattatagatttaatctATGTactttattttggtcacttttaGTCCTTATGTTTTTCAAGTTTTATAATCTCAATCCTCGCCAA
This window encodes:
- the LOC107941152 gene encoding uncharacterized protein, giving the protein MHPQSAEARNPTLNLPSSSAHSYNQKINSIWATSSTSLWALAFSSHGIASSLPSITFPTSTRKLPSTDPRKCDTIISFLKESGFSKSHIEAVVKRKPNLLYSSLEKTIKPKFKIFQDLGFSTHDVADIVASDPWILTRSVDDRIAPSISDLKTILGSNDDVVKLLKTSAWFLKSDLQKTMMPNIEFLRNCGICSSQIVSYVFSFPRFFLLKPESIKQFVERADALGFDRKSNMFLAAIRMLSSMSEENWELKLKLFRKLGFSEDDIMSTFRRTPQVFAVSERKIKQVTDFLLNRTNVGISFIISHPMVLICSLERRLKPRLLVIETLESKNSLRRKVSMTTIYKMPDKKFREKYVVPYLKELEEVSMSIVGT